One Streptomyces coeruleorubidus DNA segment encodes these proteins:
- a CDS encoding alcohol dehydrogenase catalytic domain-containing protein has translation MSATMRAARMHAVGEPMRIEELPVPEPGPGDVRVAVHAVNIVPNLANILNMWTTWFPHSPLPTLPAIFGLDPAGVVESVGPGVQAFKPGDRVYVNPGRSCGSCRSCRNGDSINCASYAFAGYFGFSPTALDLLDRYQGGLAEYMVAPAYSLVKLPDALSFNAAARFGYLGTMYSALRKAGAGPGKTILVNGISGTLGIGAALLAPAMGLTHVYGTGRDKGLLDQVGKLADGRLRLHALDDGPLDDWVREETDGYGADIYIDALGPGAPHETFLAGMRAMARGGIAVNIGAVAGDLPVDIHRMMDQQLRLIGSAWFTSGEGQAMADMVEAGLLDLGPLEHQVFPLEQVNDAIGGFARRNGGFSNFIISPTAAS, from the coding sequence ATGAGTGCGACCATGCGAGCCGCGCGGATGCACGCCGTCGGCGAGCCGATGAGGATCGAGGAACTGCCCGTTCCCGAGCCCGGCCCCGGTGACGTCCGCGTGGCCGTCCACGCCGTCAACATCGTTCCGAACCTCGCCAACATCCTGAACATGTGGACGACTTGGTTCCCGCACAGCCCGCTGCCGACCCTGCCGGCGATCTTCGGTCTCGACCCGGCGGGTGTGGTGGAGTCCGTCGGCCCGGGTGTCCAGGCGTTCAAGCCGGGCGACCGGGTGTACGTCAACCCGGGCCGCTCCTGCGGCTCGTGCCGGTCCTGTCGCAACGGCGACTCGATCAACTGCGCCAGCTACGCCTTCGCCGGATATTTCGGCTTTTCACCGACGGCCCTGGACCTGCTGGACCGCTACCAGGGCGGCCTCGCCGAGTACATGGTGGCGCCCGCGTACTCCCTGGTGAAGCTGCCGGACGCGCTGTCGTTCAACGCGGCGGCCCGCTTCGGCTACCTCGGCACCATGTACTCCGCCCTCCGCAAGGCCGGGGCCGGCCCGGGCAAGACGATCCTGGTCAACGGCATCAGCGGCACCCTCGGCATCGGCGCCGCACTCCTCGCCCCCGCCATGGGCCTGACCCACGTCTACGGCACCGGTCGCGACAAGGGCCTGCTCGACCAGGTCGGCAAGCTCGCCGACGGACGCCTGCGGCTGCACGCCCTGGACGACGGCCCGCTCGACGACTGGGTCCGTGAGGAGACCGACGGCTACGGCGCCGACATCTACATCGACGCGCTCGGCCCGGGCGCCCCGCACGAGACGTTCCTGGCCGGCATGCGGGCGATGGCACGCGGGGGCATCGCGGTGAACATCGGCGCGGTCGCCGGCGATCTGCCCGTCGACATCCACCGGATGATGGACCAGCAGCTGCGGCTGATCGGATCGGCCTGGTTCACCTCCGGCGAGGGCCAGGCCATGGCGGACATGGTGGAGGCCGGTCTGCTGGACCTCGGACCGCTGGAGCACCAGGTCTTCCCGCTGGAACAGGTCAACGACGCCATCGGCGGCTTCGCCCGGCGCAACGGCGGATTCAGCAACTTCATCATCAGCCCGACCGCCGCCTCGTGA
- a CDS encoding 3-hydroxybutyryl-CoA dehydrogenase, translating into MSDAPGPGIRRVGVVGCGLMGAGIAEVCARAGLDVVVHEVHAGAAGAGRSRIAASLERGVRRGKLSVTERDAVLDRVRVTTHLAELADRDLVVEAATEDEKVKVELFAELDRVVTREDALLASNTSSLPIMKLGMATARPHQVIGVHFFNPVPVLELVEIVPSLLTAHQAQARAEDFVTQALGKKVIRAQDRAGFVVNALLVPYLLSAIRMLESGHACAEDIDTGMVLGCAHPMGPLSLADLIGLDTLTAIAEAMYADFKDPQHAPPPLLLRMVEAGLLGRKSGRGFHDYSEAGVGAGVQVFGARD; encoded by the coding sequence GTGAGCGATGCGCCAGGGCCCGGCATCCGCCGGGTCGGGGTCGTCGGCTGCGGCCTGATGGGTGCGGGCATCGCCGAGGTCTGCGCCCGGGCCGGGCTGGACGTGGTGGTGCACGAGGTGCACGCCGGCGCGGCCGGGGCCGGCCGGTCCCGGATCGCCGCTTCGCTGGAGCGCGGCGTACGGCGCGGCAAGCTCTCCGTGACGGAACGCGACGCCGTCCTCGACCGGGTGCGGGTCACCACGCACCTGGCGGAACTGGCCGACCGGGACCTGGTGGTGGAGGCGGCGACGGAGGACGAGAAGGTCAAGGTCGAGCTGTTCGCCGAGCTGGACCGGGTCGTCACCCGCGAGGACGCGCTGCTCGCCTCGAACACCTCCTCCCTCCCCATCATGAAACTGGGCATGGCCACCGCACGCCCGCACCAGGTGATCGGGGTCCACTTCTTCAACCCGGTGCCGGTGCTGGAGCTCGTGGAGATCGTCCCCTCACTGCTGACGGCCCATCAGGCACAGGCCCGTGCCGAGGACTTCGTCACGCAGGCGCTGGGCAAGAAGGTCATCCGTGCCCAGGACCGGGCCGGGTTCGTGGTGAACGCCCTGCTGGTGCCCTACCTGCTCTCCGCGATCCGGATGCTGGAGTCCGGCCATGCCTGCGCGGAGGACATCGACACCGGCATGGTCCTCGGCTGCGCCCACCCCATGGGCCCGCTGAGCCTGGCCGACCTGATCGGCCTGGACACCCTCACCGCCATCGCCGAGGCGATGTACGCCGACTTCAAGGACCCGCAGCACGCCCCGCCTCCCCTGCTGCTGCGCATGGTGGAGGCAGGTCTGCTCGGCCGGAAGTCCGGGCGCGGCTTCCACGACTACTCCGAGGCTGGTGTGGGAGCGGGCGTCCAGGTCTTCGGCGCCCGGGACTGA
- a CDS encoding acyl-CoA dehydrogenase family protein: MHAQHAPRPADPLDLVELDSLLTPDERAVRDAVRTFCDRRVEPHIADWFEQGAIEDIRGLTKELGELGLLGMHLEGYGCAGMSAVDYGLACLELEATDSGLRSLVSVQGSLAMYAIHAFGSEEQKEEWLPRLAAGTAIGCFGLTEPDSGSDPGSMRTAARRDGDDWVLDGRKMWITNGSVADVAVVWARTDDGVRGFVVPTDTPGFSAPAIKHKMSLRASVTSELVLDSVRLPGSAVLPEVRGLRGPLSCLNEARYGIAWGAMGAARSAFRTALAYAGDRVQFGRPISSFQLTQAKLTDMSVELAKGTLLAFHLGRIKDDRGLRPEQVSHGKLNNTRTALEICRTARTILGANGISLEYPVIRHANNLESILTYEGTVEMHTLMIGQALTGQAAFR; this comes from the coding sequence ATGCACGCCCAGCACGCCCCACGCCCGGCCGACCCTCTCGACCTCGTCGAACTCGACAGCCTGCTGACCCCGGACGAACGCGCCGTCCGCGATGCCGTCCGCACGTTCTGCGACCGGCGCGTGGAGCCCCACATCGCCGACTGGTTCGAGCAGGGCGCGATCGAGGACATCCGTGGCCTGACCAAGGAACTCGGCGAACTCGGCCTGCTGGGCATGCACTTGGAGGGCTACGGCTGCGCGGGCATGAGCGCCGTCGACTACGGTCTCGCCTGCCTGGAACTGGAGGCGACCGACTCCGGACTGCGCTCCCTGGTCTCGGTCCAGGGCTCGCTGGCCATGTACGCGATCCACGCCTTCGGTTCGGAGGAGCAGAAGGAGGAGTGGCTGCCGCGCCTCGCGGCAGGGACCGCGATCGGCTGCTTCGGACTCACCGAGCCCGACTCCGGCTCCGACCCGGGCAGCATGCGCACCGCGGCCCGCCGTGACGGCGACGACTGGGTCCTCGACGGGCGCAAGATGTGGATCACCAACGGATCGGTGGCCGACGTGGCCGTCGTCTGGGCCCGTACGGACGACGGCGTGCGCGGCTTCGTCGTCCCGACCGACACCCCGGGTTTCTCCGCCCCCGCGATCAAGCACAAGATGTCCCTGAGGGCCTCGGTGACCAGCGAGCTCGTGCTGGATTCGGTACGACTGCCCGGATCCGCCGTGCTGCCGGAGGTACGGGGTCTTCGCGGGCCGCTGTCCTGCCTCAACGAGGCGCGCTACGGCATCGCGTGGGGCGCGATGGGCGCCGCCCGGTCGGCTTTCCGGACCGCCCTGGCCTACGCCGGCGACCGCGTCCAGTTCGGCCGCCCGATCAGCTCCTTCCAGCTGACCCAGGCCAAACTCACCGACATGTCGGTGGAGTTGGCCAAGGGCACGCTGCTCGCCTTCCACCTCGGCCGCATCAAGGACGACCGCGGACTTCGCCCCGAGCAGGTCAGTCACGGCAAGCTCAACAACACCCGTACCGCATTGGAGATCTGCCGGACCGCCCGGACGATCCTCGGCGCCAACGGCATCTCGCTGGAGTACCCGGTGATCCGGCACGCCAACAACCTGGAGTCGATCCTCACCTACGAGGGCACCGTGGAGATGCACACCCTGATGATCGGGCAGGCACTGACGGGCCAGGCGGCGTTCCGGTGA
- a CDS encoding RICIN domain-containing protein → MSVRSLRRTRGPVTLLLAVLLAAVSLVALPVSSASAAVIDTSAYYQLVSRHSGKAIDISGGSTADGAGVVQRTPETAASQQFQFADSGNGYYRIKARHSGKVLDVEGWSTANGANVLQWTDNNAVNQQFGVVDIDSQYVQLINRNSGKALEVWEQSTDEGARISQYNDVDGFNQQWRLVKVDGGTSPDPDPPVGDARQMEDLNRGLVSVRSGSNNLVSWRLLGTEGYETAFNVYRNGTKVNGSPVTDSTNYVDSGAPSDASYTVRAVVNGTEQPASEPSLRFTGGNYLDVPLSSPGSGYTPVEASPGDVDGDGQYELIVKWDPSNAKDNSQPGVTGNVYIDAYRLNGQRLWRIDLGRNIRAGAHYTQFQVYDYDGDGRAEVAMKTADATRDGQGTVIGNAGADHRNSSGYILAGPEYLTMFNGLTGAAMATVNYDPPRGNVSSWGDNYGNRADRFLAGTAYLDGQRPSLIMARGYYTRAVIAAWDFRNGQFVKRWTFDSNASGNGAAYGQGNHQLSVADVDADGRQEIVYGSATIDDNGRLMYATRFGHGDALHVGDFVPGRTGLEVFSIHEASNQPGSDLHDARTGQVIHRTPTSGSDEGPGRGVAGDIYAGNAGAEFWGSGPNMSNLRNSSGGNVGRNPSSANFLAWWDADPVRELLNGTQIDKYGTGGDTRLLTGSGVASSNGTKSTPVLSGDLFGDWREEVIWRHSGNNALRIYATSTPTTTKLHTLAHDAQYRTALAWQNTAYNQPPHPGYFLGAGMTRPPQPNVYVR, encoded by the coding sequence ATGTCCGTCCGGAGTCTGCGAAGAACCCGTGGGCCGGTCACGTTGTTGCTGGCGGTGTTGCTGGCCGCCGTCTCGCTGGTCGCCCTGCCCGTGTCCAGCGCGAGCGCGGCCGTGATCGACACGTCCGCCTACTACCAACTGGTCTCACGCCACAGCGGCAAGGCCATCGACATCTCAGGAGGCTCCACCGCCGACGGCGCCGGGGTCGTCCAGCGGACCCCTGAAACCGCTGCCAGCCAGCAATTCCAGTTCGCCGATTCGGGCAACGGGTACTACCGGATCAAGGCCCGGCACAGTGGCAAGGTGCTCGACGTCGAGGGGTGGTCCACGGCCAACGGCGCGAACGTGCTGCAGTGGACGGACAACAACGCCGTCAATCAGCAGTTCGGCGTGGTCGACATCGACAGCCAGTATGTGCAGCTGATCAACCGCAACAGCGGCAAGGCTCTGGAGGTCTGGGAGCAGTCGACGGACGAAGGTGCCCGGATCTCGCAGTACAACGACGTCGACGGCTTCAATCAGCAGTGGCGGCTGGTCAAGGTCGACGGCGGCACCAGCCCGGATCCCGACCCGCCGGTCGGTGACGCCCGGCAGATGGAGGACCTGAACCGGGGCCTGGTCTCGGTGCGTTCGGGCTCGAACAATCTGGTGTCCTGGCGGCTGCTGGGCACCGAGGGCTATGAAACAGCGTTCAACGTGTACCGCAACGGCACGAAGGTGAACGGCTCGCCGGTCACCGACTCCACCAACTACGTTGACAGCGGCGCCCCTTCGGATGCCTCGTACACCGTGCGCGCGGTGGTGAACGGCACGGAGCAGCCGGCTTCGGAGCCCTCGCTGCGCTTCACCGGCGGCAACTACCTGGATGTGCCGCTGTCTTCGCCCGGTTCGGGTTACACGCCGGTGGAGGCGAGCCCGGGTGACGTGGACGGCGACGGGCAGTACGAGCTGATCGTCAAGTGGGACCCGAGCAACGCGAAGGACAACTCACAGCCCGGCGTGACCGGCAACGTCTACATCGACGCCTACCGGCTGAACGGCCAGCGGCTGTGGCGCATCGATCTCGGCCGCAACATCCGGGCCGGGGCGCACTACACGCAGTTCCAGGTGTACGACTACGACGGCGACGGCCGGGCCGAAGTGGCCATGAAGACGGCGGACGCCACACGCGACGGGCAGGGCACGGTCATCGGCAACGCGGGCGCCGACCACCGCAACTCCAGCGGCTACATCCTGGCCGGGCCCGAGTACCTGACCATGTTCAACGGTCTGACCGGCGCCGCGATGGCCACCGTCAACTACGACCCGCCGCGCGGCAACGTCTCCTCCTGGGGCGACAACTACGGCAACCGCGCGGACCGCTTCCTGGCCGGTACCGCGTACCTGGACGGACAGCGCCCGTCCCTGATCATGGCCCGCGGCTACTACACCCGCGCGGTCATCGCCGCCTGGGACTTTCGCAACGGGCAGTTCGTCAAGCGATGGACGTTCGACTCCAACGCCTCGGGCAACGGCGCCGCGTACGGCCAGGGCAATCACCAGCTGTCCGTCGCCGACGTCGATGCCGACGGCCGCCAGGAAATCGTCTACGGCTCCGCGACCATCGACGACAACGGCCGCCTGATGTATGCCACGCGCTTCGGCCACGGCGACGCCCTGCACGTCGGCGACTTCGTGCCGGGCCGCACCGGCCTGGAGGTCTTCTCCATCCACGAGGCGAGCAACCAGCCCGGCTCCGACCTCCACGACGCCCGCACCGGACAGGTCATCCACCGCACCCCCACCAGTGGCTCCGACGAGGGACCGGGCCGTGGCGTTGCCGGTGACATCTACGCCGGCAACGCGGGCGCCGAGTTCTGGGGCTCCGGACCGAACATGAGCAACCTGCGCAACTCCTCCGGAGGCAACGTCGGCCGCAACCCGTCCTCGGCGAACTTCCTCGCCTGGTGGGACGCCGATCCGGTGCGCGAACTGCTGAACGGCACCCAGATCGACAAGTACGGCACCGGCGGCGACACCCGGCTGCTCACCGGCAGCGGCGTGGCCTCCAGCAACGGCACCAAGTCCACCCCGGTGCTCTCGGGCGACCTCTTCGGCGACTGGCGCGAGGAAGTCATCTGGCGCCACTCCGGCAACAACGCCCTGCGCATCTACGCCACGTCCACCCCCACGACCACCAAACTGCACACCCTGGCCCACGACGCCCAGTACCGCACCGCCCTGGCCTGGCAGAACACCGCCTACAACCAGCCGCCCCACCCCGGCTACTTCCTCGGCGCCGGCATGACCCGCCCGCCGCAGCCCAACGTCTACGTGCGCTGA
- a CDS encoding DUF418 domain-containing protein yields the protein MTSSTDAANTIPTGSAVAPGRRSLAPDLARGVMLLVIAVVHAHMYVQADDYLPLGYPTEGGLLDRAVAGVVTVMGDTRGYPMFAALFGYGVAQIHRRQQAAGREWHDIRRLLRQRGRWLVVFGGCHAVLLYSGDILAAYGLIALLLAGILRFRDRSLLVAAGVLCLISTTLFSLISASADMDGGASAVVSTTENPLRDALNRATGWPGSTLMLVFISVGPFMLGVWAARRRVLEEPGRHQRFLRNTAAIGIAAAIAGGLPLALITSLVWTDPSQATLGMAGVLHMAGGVAGGLGYAALIGLLAVRVGEQRGPLVTALSACGQRSMTCYLLQSVAWLGLFAPYTLNLGRHLGVAETVLVGVIVWACSVLIADVLRRMNRRGPAETALRRLTYGPSRERSPAQKAS from the coding sequence ATGACCTCCTCTACCGACGCCGCGAACACGATTCCCACGGGCAGCGCTGTGGCCCCCGGTCGGCGTTCGCTGGCTCCCGATCTCGCGCGCGGCGTGATGCTGCTCGTGATCGCTGTCGTTCACGCGCACATGTACGTTCAGGCAGACGACTACTTACCGCTCGGCTACCCCACCGAGGGCGGATTACTGGACCGGGCCGTCGCGGGCGTGGTCACCGTCATGGGCGACACTCGCGGATACCCCATGTTCGCCGCCCTGTTCGGGTACGGAGTAGCGCAGATCCACAGACGGCAACAGGCTGCGGGGAGGGAGTGGCACGACATCCGCCGTCTGCTGCGACAGCGCGGCCGCTGGCTGGTCGTCTTCGGTGGCTGCCATGCCGTCCTGCTGTACTCCGGCGACATACTGGCCGCCTACGGGCTCATCGCGCTCTTGCTCGCCGGGATTCTCAGGTTCAGGGACAGGTCGCTGCTCGTGGCCGCCGGCGTGCTGTGCCTCATCAGCACGACCTTGTTCTCCCTGATATCGGCGAGCGCTGACATGGACGGCGGGGCCAGCGCGGTGGTCAGCACGACTGAGAATCCTCTCCGGGACGCACTCAACCGGGCGACCGGCTGGCCGGGCTCGACGCTGATGCTGGTCTTCATCTCGGTCGGACCGTTCATGCTCGGCGTCTGGGCCGCCCGTCGACGTGTCCTGGAAGAGCCCGGCCGCCATCAGCGGTTCCTGCGGAACACGGCCGCGATCGGAATCGCCGCCGCCATCGCCGGCGGGCTCCCACTCGCGCTGATCACTTCGCTCGTGTGGACCGACCCGTCACAGGCCACGCTCGGGATGGCAGGCGTACTGCACATGGCCGGCGGAGTCGCGGGCGGCTTGGGGTACGCGGCCCTGATCGGGCTGCTGGCGGTACGTGTCGGCGAGCAGCGCGGTCCGCTCGTGACCGCGCTCAGCGCCTGCGGTCAGCGTTCGATGACCTGCTATCTGCTGCAGTCGGTCGCCTGGCTCGGTCTGTTCGCGCCCTACACGCTGAATCTCGGCCGGCACCTCGGCGTCGCGGAAACCGTGCTGGTCGGCGTCATCGTCTGGGCGTGCTCCGTACTGATAGCCGACGTGCTGCGACGCATGAACCGGCGTGGTCCCGCCGAGACAGCGCTCCGCCGGCTCACCTACGGTCCGTCCCGCGAACGTTCCCCTGCCCAGAAGGCGTCCTGA
- a CDS encoding class I adenylate-forming enzyme family protein, with product MTSTFGAHLAVSAAEAGHRTALVFEDRTWTYAELDLAVRRTVARLDKFGVRKGDRVVMQGAPRPEALITLFAVTRMGAVLVPLHPQVTEGELAVVCEETGPTALVADETFPAVSGLRLAWEDLNPEEDEGPEAVAHATPVGSDIAIIAFTSGTSGRPKGVALTHDNLYWSMVGGLARLPFGADDTALVSTPLAHVAVLGGLPQYTWARRGTVILAPCFDPDLFVDLVRDHKVTCAFAVPAMSALLARHPRFGSQDLDTLRWILSGGSPAQTATREQFRARGVGVVNSYGLTETAAGVTYSAPDEPADSTGAPVPQVELRVVDAAGSPAPPDTPGEIWVRGPSVAADYWTAAGPMAVTDREGWFHTGDRGLFDAEGRLSVVGRLKDTIITGGENVDPAEVENALADFPGVVEVAVSGAPDPVWGELVTAFLVTDSGDPTLDGIRAHLDGRLARHKWPRRLCVVPALPRGATGKLQRARLTTLLDN from the coding sequence ATGACCAGCACCTTCGGCGCGCACCTCGCCGTCAGCGCGGCCGAGGCCGGCCACCGAACCGCCCTCGTCTTCGAGGACCGGACCTGGACCTACGCCGAACTCGACCTCGCGGTACGGCGCACCGTCGCCCGGCTCGACAAGTTCGGGGTGCGCAAGGGCGATCGGGTGGTGATGCAGGGGGCGCCCCGGCCCGAGGCGTTGATCACGCTGTTCGCGGTGACGCGGATGGGGGCGGTGCTCGTGCCGCTGCACCCGCAGGTGACCGAGGGCGAACTCGCCGTCGTGTGCGAGGAGACCGGCCCGACGGCCCTGGTCGCCGACGAGACGTTTCCCGCGGTCTCCGGTCTCCGTCTGGCCTGGGAGGACCTGAATCCCGAGGAGGACGAGGGACCCGAGGCGGTCGCGCACGCCACCCCGGTCGGCTCCGACATCGCGATCATCGCGTTCACGTCCGGCACCTCCGGCCGTCCCAAGGGCGTCGCACTGACCCACGACAACCTGTACTGGAGCATGGTGGGCGGGCTGGCGCGGCTGCCCTTCGGCGCGGACGACACCGCGCTCGTCTCCACCCCGCTGGCGCATGTCGCCGTACTGGGCGGGCTTCCGCAGTACACCTGGGCGAGGCGCGGCACGGTGATCCTGGCCCCGTGCTTCGACCCGGACCTGTTCGTCGACCTGGTCCGCGACCACAAGGTCACCTGCGCCTTCGCCGTACCGGCCATGTCCGCCCTGCTGGCCCGCCACCCCCGGTTCGGCAGCCAGGACCTGGACACCCTGCGGTGGATCCTGTCCGGCGGCTCACCCGCCCAGACCGCCACCCGCGAGCAGTTCCGGGCCCGCGGGGTCGGCGTGGTCAACTCCTACGGCCTGACCGAGACCGCGGCCGGGGTGACGTACTCCGCGCCCGACGAGCCGGCCGACTCCACCGGAGCACCCGTCCCGCAGGTCGAGTTGAGGGTCGTGGACGCGGCCGGGTCGCCCGCCCCGCCGGACACACCCGGCGAGATCTGGGTGCGCGGGCCGTCGGTGGCCGCCGACTACTGGACGGCTGCCGGGCCAATGGCCGTGACCGACCGCGAGGGCTGGTTCCACACCGGGGACCGGGGGCTGTTCGACGCGGAGGGCAGGCTCTCGGTGGTCGGGCGGCTCAAGGACACCATCATCACCGGCGGGGAGAACGTCGATCCCGCCGAGGTCGAGAACGCGCTCGCCGACTTCCCAGGTGTCGTCGAAGTCGCGGTCTCCGGGGCTCCGGACCCGGTCTGGGGCGAGCTGGTGACCGCCTTCCTGGTCACCGACTCCGGCGACCCCACCCTGGACGGCATCCGTGCCCACCTCGACGGCAGGCTCGCCCGGCACAAGTGGCCCCGGCGGCTGTGCGTCGTACCCGCCCTGCCCCGCGGGGCCACCGGAAAGCTGCAGCGCGCGCGGCTGACGACGCTGCTGGACAACTGA
- a CDS encoding dienelactone hydrolase family protein — MPHRGRVCHGRASPGLIRCPGGLRTRPARGGTECDRDTRLLAALDHLVQRSPVRDRVDPQRLGVMGHSMGGGAISAAQRRPSLKAAVPFAPASFSPDLSNVQVPTMVMGARDDGTVTPSLRDTLYATLPAGTEGAFVELSSGGHAFPTRGNSNVTRRVIPMFDGGAASR; from the coding sequence ATCCCGCACAGGGGCCGCGTTTGTCATGGACGCGCCTCTCCAGGGCTCATCCGCTGTCCTGGCGGGCTGCGGACACGCCCTGCACGAGGAGGAACAGAGTGCGACCGCGATACCCGGCTCCTCGCCGCACTGGACCACCTCGTCCAGCGCAGCCCGGTGCGCGACCGGGTTGATCCCCAGCGGCTCGGAGTGATGGGTCACTCCATGGGCGGCGGCGCCATCAGCGCGGCCCAGCGGCGGCCGTCGCTGAAGGCGGCCGTCCCGTTCGCGCCCGCCTCATTCTCACCGGACCTGTCCAACGTCCAGGTGCCGACGATGGTCATGGGCGCCCGGGACGACGGCACCGTCACCCCGTCCTTGCGCGACACCCTCTACGCCACCCTGCCCGCCGGCACCGAGGGCGCCTTCGTCGAGCTTTCCAGCGGCGGCCACGCATTCCCCACACGGGGCAACTCGAACGTGACGCGACGCGTGATCCCCATGTTCGACGGCGGGGCGGCCTCACGCTGA
- a CDS encoding alpha/beta fold hydrolase — protein MTSATPPRIAVPARTVHRFVEVDQVEVFYRESLPERPDAPVVLLLHGFPSASHQFRRLIDTLGRHYRLIALDYPGFGHTRAPDGFTYSFERLADVVERFTERLGLTRFAMYLFDFGAPVGFRLALRRPDRVAGLIVQNGNAYAEGLSEAAREFTALTPDTPGAEQAVLGLFTLGATRAQYEGGIAAPELIAPEGWVLDQHFLDLPGRKQAQRALAYDYKSNIAAYPDWQAWLRKHRPPTLITWGSRDPFFPEPGALAYLSDLPDAELHLFDTGHFALEDHLPEIALLIADFLTRTWA, from the coding sequence ATGACGTCCGCGACACCGCCCCGCATTGCTGTTCCGGCCCGGACCGTCCACCGGTTCGTCGAGGTCGATCAGGTGGAGGTCTTCTACCGGGAGTCCCTGCCCGAGCGTCCCGACGCCCCGGTGGTGCTGCTCCTGCACGGCTTTCCCTCCGCCTCGCACCAGTTCCGCCGCCTCATCGACACCCTCGGCCGCCACTACCGGCTGATCGCCCTCGACTACCCGGGCTTCGGACACACCCGCGCCCCGGACGGGTTCACCTACTCCTTCGAGCGGCTCGCGGATGTCGTCGAGCGCTTCACCGAACGCCTGGGCCTAACCCGCTTCGCGATGTACCTTTTCGACTTCGGCGCCCCCGTCGGCTTCCGCCTGGCGCTCCGCCGCCCGGATCGTGTCGCGGGCCTGATCGTGCAGAACGGCAACGCGTACGCCGAGGGGCTGTCGGAGGCGGCCCGCGAGTTCACCGCCCTCACCCCCGACACACCTGGCGCCGAGCAGGCCGTCCTTGGCCTGTTCACCCTGGGCGCCACCCGCGCCCAGTACGAGGGCGGCATCGCCGCCCCTGAACTGATCGCCCCCGAGGGCTGGGTGCTCGACCAGCACTTTCTCGACCTGCCCGGCCGCAAGCAGGCGCAGCGCGCGCTTGCCTACGACTATAAGAGCAACATCGCCGCCTACCCCGACTGGCAGGCGTGGCTGCGCAAGCACAGGCCGCCGACTCTGATTACCTGGGGCAGCCGCGACCCGTTCTTCCCCGAACCCGGCGCGCTTGCCTACCTCTCCGACCTGCCGGACGCCGAACTCCACCTGTTCGACACCGGTCACTTCGCCCTGGAGGATCACTTGCCCGAAATCGCCCTGCTGATTGCCGACTTCCTCACCCGCACCTGGGCCTGA